The Trichosurus vulpecula isolate mTriVul1 chromosome 3, mTriVul1.pri, whole genome shotgun sequence genome includes a window with the following:
- the CREBRF gene encoding CREB3 regulatory factor yields the protein MPQPSVSGMDPPFGDAFRSHTFSEQTLMSTDLLANSSDPDFMYELDREMNYQQNPRDNFLSLEECKDVENLETFTDVLDNEAALTSNWEQWDTYCEDLTKYTKLTSCDIWGTKEVDYLGLDDFSSPYQDEEVISKTPTLAQLNSEDSQPVSDSLYYPDLLFSVKQNPLTSSLPGKKIASRAAAPVCSSKTIQAEVPLSDCVQKASKPTSSTQIMVKTNLYHNEKVNFHVECKDYVKKAKVKINPVQQTRPLSSQIHADAAKENTCYCGAVAKRQEKKGVDTLQSHVAPTLPFKETQELLLSPPSQEAAGLIVSGESSSLSAGTSVSDPSQKKEEHNYSLFVSDNLGEQQAQCNPDEDEEDEEDVDDEDHDEGFGSEHELSENEEEEEEEEDYEDDKDDDISDTFSEPGYENDSVEDLKEMTSVSSRKRGKRRYFWEYSEQLTPSQQERMLRPSEWNRDTLPSNMYQKNGLHHGKYAVKKSRRTDVEDLTPNPKKLLQIGNELRKLNKVISDLTPVSELPLTARPRSRKEKNKLASRACRLKKKAQYEANKVKLWGLNTEYDNLLFVINSIKQEIVNRVQNPREDRGPTMGQKLDILIKDTLGLPVAGQTSEFVNQVLEKTAEGNPTGGLVGLRIPPSKV from the exons CCTAGTGTAAGCGGAATGGACCCGCCTTTTGGGGATGCCTTTCGAAGCCACACGTTTTCAGAACAGACTCTGATGAGCACAGATCTTTTAGCAAACAGTTCAGATCCAGACTTCATGTATGAACTG GATAGAGAAATGAACTACCAACAGAACCCCAGAGACaactttctttctttggaggAGTGCAAAGATGTTGAAAATCTGGAGACTTTCACAGATGTCCTGGATAATGAGGCTGCTTTAACCTCAAACTGGGAACAGTGGGATACATACTGTGAAGACTTAACAAAGTATACTAAACTGACTAGCTGTGACATCTGGGGAACAAAAGAAGTGGATTACCTGGGTCTTGATGACTTTTCTAGTCCCTACCAAGATGAAGAGGTCATAAGTAAAACTCCAACTTTGGCCCAGCTTAATAGTGAGGATTCTCAGCCAGTATCTGATTCCCTTTATTATCCTGACTTGCTTTTTAGTGTCAAACAGAACCCCTTGACCTCTTCATTACCTGGGAAAAAGATAGCAAGCCGAGCGGCTGCCCCAGTATGCTCATCTAAGACTATTCAGGCTGAGGTTCCTCTGTCAGACTGTGTCCAAAAGGCAAGCAAACCCACGTCAAGCACACAAATCATGGTGAAGACCAACTTGTATCATAATGAAAAGGTAAATTTTCATGTTGAATGTAAAGACTATGTTAAAAAGGCAAAGGTAAAGATCAATCCAGTTCAGCAGACTCGGCCCTTGTCAAGCCAGATTCATGCTGATGCAGCAAAGGAAAATACCTGTTATTGTGGAGCTGTAGCaaagagacaagagaaaaaaggagTGGATACGCTTCAGAGTCACGTTGCGCCTACTCTGCCTTTTAAAGAGACCCAAGAACTGCTTCTGAGCCCTCCCTCCCAGGAGGCTGCAGGGCTGATTGTGTCAGGAGAGAGCAGCAGCCTCTCTGCCGGCACATCGGTCTCAGATCCGTCCCAGAAAAAAGAAGAGCACAattattctctttttgtttccGACAACCTGGGTGAGCAACAAGCCCAATGCAACCCTGATGAGGatgaagaggatgaagaggaCGTTGATGATGAGGACCATGATGAAGGGTTTGGCAGTGAACACGAGCTATCtgaaaatgaagaggaggaagaggaggaagaagattatgAGGATGACAAGGATGATGATATTAGTGACACTTTCTCTGAACCAG GTTATGAAAATGACTCAGTTGAAGACTTAAAGGAGATGACCTCAGTATCTTCAAGGAAGAGAGGCAAGAGAAGGTACTTCTGGGAGTATAGTGAACAACTAACACCATCACAACAAGAGAGGATGCTAAGGCCATCCGAATGGAACAGAGACACTTTGCCAAGTAATATGTATCAAAAAAATGGCTTGCATCATG GAAAATATGCAGTAAAGAAGTCACGGAGAACCGATGTTGaagacctgactccaaatcccaaaAAACTGCTTCAGATTGGCAATGAACTAAGGAAACTGAATAAGGTGATTAGTGATCTGACACCAGTCAGTGAACTTCCCTTAACTGCCAGACCCAggtcaaggaaagaaaagaacaagctAGCTTCCAG GGCTTGCAGACTAAAGAAAAAAGCTCAATATGAAGCTAATAAAGTGAAATTATGGGGTCTTAATACAGAATATG ATAACTTGCTATTTGTAATCAACTCTATCAAGCAAGAGATTGTAAACCGAGTACAGAATCCAAGAGAGGATAGAGGGCCCACCATGGGACAAAAGCTTGACATACTTATTAAAGATACTCTTG gtcTACCAGTTGCTGGACAAACCTCAGAATTTGTGAACCAAGTATTAGAGAAGACTGCAGAAGGCAACCCTACGGGGGGCCTAGTGGGACTAAGAATACCACCATCCAAAGTGTAA